In the Gossypium arboreum isolate Shixiya-1 chromosome 10, ASM2569848v2, whole genome shotgun sequence genome, one interval contains:
- the LOC108488720 gene encoding dof zinc finger protein DOF3.4-like: MPSDSGDPNRRLTKALNSGAPPPPGQEQLPCPRCDSTNTKFCYYNNYNFSQPRHFCKSCRRYWTHGGTLRDIPVGGGTRKNAKRSRTTHSTFISSSTNAGATTSYNDFQLPATQVLLPVSGNQGSLGVVGESKGNGFASLLNPQGPGFLALSGFGLGIAPALEDVGFGLGRGMWPFLVGDGAVGGGGNGGAATGMGNPWQFDGAEAGPVGAGDCFSWPELAISTPGNWLK; encoded by the coding sequence ATGCCATCGGATTCCGGAGATCCAAACAGGCGGTTAACCAAGGCCCTTAACTCTGGAGCCCCACCACCACCAGGACAAGAACAGCTGCCTTGTCCACGCTGTGATTCCACCAACACTAAGTTTTGCTATTACAATAACTATAACTTCTCTCAGCCTCGCCATTTCTGTAAGTCATGTCGCCGTTACTGGACTCATGGTGGCACCCTAAGGGACATCCCTGTTGGTGGTGGCACCAGAAAAAACGCAAAACGTTCACGCACCACCCATTCCACCTTCATTTCTTCTTCCACCAATGCCGGCGCCACCACTAGCTATAATGACTTCCAATTGCCTGCCACTCAAGTTTTACTGCCAGTCTCAGGCAACCAGGGAAGTTTGGGTGTTGTTGGAGAGTCCAAGGGCAATGGTTTTGCTTCATTGTTGAACCCTCAGGGCCCTGGTTTTCTGGCTCTTAGTGGGTTTGGGCTTGGTATTGCTCCTGCACTTGAAGATGTTGGGTTTGGGCTTGGAAGAGGGATGTGGCCTTTTTTAGTGGGAGATGGAGCAGTTGGTGGTGGCGGCAATGGTGGGGCTGCAACAGGAATGGGGAACCCATGGCAGTTTGATGGAGCAGAAGCTGGGCCTGTTGGTGCTGGGGATTGCTTTTCTTGGCCTGAACTTGCTATTTCAACCCCTGGAAATTGGCTCAAGTGA
- the LOC108488761 gene encoding GDSL esterase/lipase At2g23540-like — protein MEPVAMVMEKAWSFGLVLLWFSTLSCYLVNAADDKNGGFGASFIFGDSLVDAGNNNYLPTLSRANIPPNGIDFKASGGNPTGRYTNGRTIGDIVGEELGVPNYAVPYLAPNSTGKAILYGVNYASGGGGIMNATGRIFVNRLGLDIQIDFFNNTRKQFDKLLGPSKAKDYISKRSIFSVTIGANDFLNNYLLPVLSIGARISETPDSFIEDMINHLSNQLTRLYKLDARKFVIGNVGPIGCIPYQKTINQLNENECVDLANKLAMQYNGRLKELLTELNGKLKGAIFVHANVYDLVMELITNYAKYGFTTASEACCGNGGQYAGIIPCGPTSSMCKDRDKHVFWDPYHPSEAANLIIARQLLHGSTKYISPVNLKQLRNL, from the exons ATGGAGCCAGTAGCCATGGTTATGGAGAAAGCTTGGAGTTTTGGTTTGGTTCTTTTGTGGTTCAGTACTTTAAGCTGCTATCTGGTTAATGCAGCTGACGATAAAAATGGTGGTTTTGGAGCTTCTTTCATCTTCGGTGATTCTCTGGTGGATGCTGGTAATAATAACTATTTACCAACGTTGTCTAGGGCAAATATTCCACCAAATGGAATTGATTTTAAAGCTTCCGGTGGAAACCCTACTGGCAGATATACCAATGGTAGAACCATTGGTGACATTGTAG GAGAAGAATTGGGAGTACCAAATTATGCAGTTCCATATCTTGCTCCAAATTCTACTGGGAAAGCTATACTTTATGGTGTAAATTATGCATCAGGAGGAGGGGGGATTATGAATGCAACTGGAAGAATATTTGTTAATAGACTGGGATTGGATATCCAAATCGATTTCTTCAACAATACAAGAAAGCAATTTGATAAATTGTTGGGTCCATCCAAGGCCAAAGATTATATTTCGAAAAGATCCATTTTCTCAGTTACAATTGGAGCAAATGATTTTCTCAACAACTATCTTCTCCCAGTTCTGTCGATTGGAGCAAGGATTTCTGAAACTCCAGATAGTTTCATTGAAGACATGATTAATCACTTGAGTAACCAATTAACA AGACTTTACAAGCTCGATGCTCGGAAGTTTGTCATCGGAAACGTCGGTCCTATCGGGTGCATTCCTTATCAGAAAACCATCAATCAATTGAACGAAAACGAATGTGTGGATTTAGCAAACAAGCTAGCAATGCAGTACAATGGGCGATTAAAGGAGTTACTGACTGAATTGAATGGAAAGCTTAAAGGAGCCATATTTGTTCATGCCAATGTGTACGACTTAGTGATGGAACTCATCACTAATTATGCGAAATACG GTTTTACAACAGCAAGCGAAGCATGTTGTGGAAATGGAGGGCAATACGCAGGGATAATCCCATGTGGACCGACATCAAGTATGTGCAAAGACCGTGACAAGCATGTTTTCTGGGATCCTTATCACCCAAGTGAGGCTGCCAATCTTATAATTGCTCGACAACTTCTCCATGgaagcaccaaatatatttctcCAGTCAATCTTAAACAACTTCGTAATCTTTGA